The following proteins are co-located in the Mesorhizobium sp. M1E.F.Ca.ET.045.02.1.1 genome:
- a CDS encoding type II toxin-antitoxin system CcdA family antitoxin, whose product MLRPGSRSERKSVRLSIDSRLIEDVKALGIDISSIAEAAIAAAVSAEKTRRWQDENREAIDSWNDYVRRHGLPLAKYRLF is encoded by the coding sequence GGCCCGGTTCCAGATCTGAGCGAAAATCAGTCAGACTCTCTATTGACTCTCGGCTGATCGAGGACGTCAAGGCATTGGGCATAGACATTTCCAGCATCGCCGAAGCGGCTATCGCGGCGGCGGTGTCAGCTGAAAAGACACGTCGATGGCAAGATGAGAATAGGGAAGCCATCGATAGCTGGAATGATTACGTCAGGCGCCACGGCCTGCCCTTGGCCAAGTACCGCCTGTTTTGA
- a CDS encoding adenylosuccinate synthase → MANVVVVGSQWGDEGKGKIVDWLSERADVVVRFQGGHNAGHTLVVDGKVYKLSLLPSGVVRQGKLSIIGNGVVFDPHAFVAEVAKLKEQGVDVTPERLKIAENTALILSLHRELDGFREDAASNSGTKIGTTRRGIGPAYEDKVGRRAVRVMDLADLETLPLKVDRLLTHHNALRRGLGHAEATHEAIMQELTSVAGDILPYMDRVWKVLDDKRRAGERILFEGAQGTLLDIDHGTYPFVTSSNTVAGQAAAGSGTGPGAIGYVLGITKAYTTRVGEGPFPTEQKNEIGEFLGTRGHEFGVVTGRKRRCGWFDAVLVRQAVAVNGIKGIALTKLDVLDGLDEIKVCTGYRLDGELIDYLPASQGAQARVEPVYETLEGWKGTTAGARSWNDLPAQAVKYVRYIEELIGAPVALLSTSPERDDTILVTDPFQD, encoded by the coding sequence ATGGCCAATGTGGTGGTCGTCGGCTCGCAGTGGGGCGACGAAGGCAAGGGCAAGATCGTCGACTGGCTGTCGGAACGTGCCGACGTGGTCGTGCGCTTCCAGGGCGGCCACAATGCAGGTCATACGCTGGTCGTCGACGGCAAGGTCTACAAGCTGTCGCTCCTGCCGTCCGGCGTGGTCAGGCAGGGCAAGCTGTCGATCATCGGCAATGGCGTGGTGTTCGATCCGCATGCCTTCGTCGCGGAAGTGGCGAAGCTCAAGGAGCAGGGCGTGGACGTGACGCCAGAGCGCCTGAAAATAGCCGAAAACACCGCGCTTATCCTGTCGCTGCACCGGGAGCTGGACGGATTCCGCGAAGACGCCGCCTCGAATTCCGGAACCAAGATTGGCACGACCCGCCGCGGCATCGGTCCCGCTTACGAGGACAAGGTGGGCCGGCGCGCCGTCCGGGTGATGGATTTGGCGGATTTGGAAACGCTTCCCCTGAAGGTCGACAGGCTGCTGACGCATCACAATGCGCTGCGCCGCGGGCTCGGCCATGCCGAGGCGACGCATGAGGCGATCATGCAGGAACTGACCTCGGTGGCCGGCGACATCCTGCCCTACATGGACCGCGTCTGGAAAGTGCTCGACGATAAGCGGCGCGCGGGCGAGCGCATCCTGTTCGAGGGCGCGCAGGGCACGCTGCTCGACATCGACCACGGCACCTATCCCTTCGTCACCTCGTCCAACACGGTGGCTGGACAGGCGGCGGCCGGCTCAGGCACCGGGCCCGGCGCGATCGGCTACGTGCTCGGCATCACCAAGGCTTATACGACGCGCGTCGGCGAAGGTCCGTTCCCGACCGAGCAGAAGAACGAGATCGGCGAGTTCCTCGGCACGCGCGGCCACGAATTCGGCGTCGTCACCGGCCGCAAGCGCCGCTGCGGCTGGTTCGACGCCGTGCTGGTGCGCCAGGCTGTCGCCGTCAACGGCATCAAGGGCATCGCGCTCACCAAGCTCGACGTGCTCGACGGGCTGGACGAGATCAAGGTCTGCACCGGCTACCGCCTCGATGGCGAGCTGATCGACTATCTGCCGGCAAGCCAGGGTGCGCAGGCGCGCGTCGAACCCGTCTATGAGACGCTCGAAGGCTGGAAGGGGACGACGGCGGGCGCCAGGAGCTGGAACGATCTGCCGGCGCAAGCGGTCAAATATGTCCGCTACATCGAAGAGCTGATCGGCGCCCCGGTTGCGCTGCTTTCCACCAGCCCGGAGCGGGACGACACGATACTTGTGACCGACCCGTTTCAAGACTAG